In one Sphingomonas sp. AP4-R1 genomic region, the following are encoded:
- a CDS encoding acyl-CoA dehydrogenase family protein, whose amino-acid sequence MSQFDLTEDQSAIQEMARRFTAEAITPFAAEWDETHHFPREVVKASADLGFGGIYVSEESGGVGLGRLEAALIMEAMAYGCPSTSAFISIHNMGAWMIDRFGTQAVKDAYLPRLVACEMLASYCLTEPSSGSDAAALKTKAVLDGDHYVVTGSKQFISGGGENELYVTMVRTGEDGPKGITCLAIEKDMPGVSFGAQERKLGWNSQPTAQLILDGVRVPVENRIGGEGEGFRIAMTGLDGGRLNIGACSLGGAQRALDEAIAYTKDRKQFGRSIAEFQATQFKLADMEIDLQAARILLYAAAVKVTENAPDKTKFAAMAKKLATETGWSVVDRALQMFGGYGYLKDYPIEKLLRDLRVHRILEGTNEVMQMIVGRDLVRP is encoded by the coding sequence ATGAGCCAGTTCGATCTGACCGAGGATCAGAGCGCCATTCAGGAGATGGCGCGCCGTTTCACCGCGGAGGCCATCACGCCGTTCGCGGCGGAATGGGACGAGACACACCATTTCCCGCGCGAGGTGGTGAAGGCGTCGGCCGATCTCGGCTTTGGCGGCATCTACGTGTCCGAGGAATCGGGCGGGGTCGGGCTCGGACGGCTGGAGGCGGCCCTCATCATGGAAGCGATGGCCTATGGCTGTCCTTCCACCAGCGCCTTCATCTCGATCCACAATATGGGCGCGTGGATGATCGATCGCTTCGGCACCCAGGCGGTAAAGGACGCATATCTCCCAAGGCTCGTGGCCTGCGAGATGCTCGCCAGCTATTGCCTGACCGAACCCTCTTCCGGATCCGACGCCGCCGCGCTCAAGACGAAGGCGGTCCTCGACGGCGACCATTATGTCGTGACGGGATCCAAGCAGTTCATCTCGGGCGGCGGCGAGAATGAGCTGTACGTCACGATGGTCCGCACCGGCGAAGACGGCCCGAAGGGGATCACCTGTCTCGCGATCGAGAAGGATATGCCGGGCGTCTCGTTCGGAGCGCAGGAGCGCAAGCTCGGCTGGAATTCGCAACCGACCGCGCAACTGATCCTCGACGGGGTGCGGGTGCCGGTCGAGAACCGGATCGGCGGGGAAGGGGAAGGCTTCCGCATCGCGATGACCGGGCTGGACGGCGGGCGTCTCAATATAGGAGCCTGTTCGCTGGGGGGCGCGCAGCGCGCGCTGGACGAAGCGATCGCCTATACGAAGGATCGCAAGCAGTTCGGCCGGAGCATCGCCGAATTCCAGGCGACGCAATTCAAGCTCGCGGACATGGAGATCGATCTGCAGGCCGCGCGGATTCTCCTCTACGCAGCCGCGGTGAAGGTCACGGAGAATGCGCCCGACAAGACCAAATTCGCGGCGATGGCCAAGAAGCTGGCGACCGAAACCGGCTGGTCCGTCGTCGATCGGGCGCTGCAGATGTTCGGTGGCTACGGCTATCTGAAGGATTATCCGATCGAGAAATTGCTCCGCGATCTGCGCGTCCACCGCATCCTCGAAGGGACCAATGAAGTCATGCAGATGATCGTCGGCCGGGATCTGGTCCGCCCATGA
- a CDS encoding CoA-acylating methylmalonate-semialdehyde dehydrogenase produces the protein MRQIDHLIASPSGESAFRFSDVFDPNTGKVQARVALGGASDLERAVGAALKAQPGWAATNPQRRARVMFNFKQLIEKNMDELALLLSSEHGKVVADAKGDIQRGLEVIEFACGIPHVLKGEYTQGAGPGIDVYSMRQPLGIVSGITPFNFPGMIPMWMFGIAIAVGNAFILKPSERDPSVPVRLAELMLEAGAPEGILQVVHGDKEMVDAILDHPEIKAVSFVGSSDIAHYVYQRGVAAGKRVQAMGGAKNHGIVMPDADLDQVVADLSGAAFGSAGERCMALPVVVPVGEKTAVALREKLIPAIAALRVGVSTDPEAHYGPVVTAAHKAKIENYIQMGVDEGAELVIDGRGFTLQGHEEGFFVGPTLFDKVTPAMRTYQEEIFGPVLQIVRAESFEDAVRLPSEHPYGNGVAIFTRNGHAAREFAARVNVGMVGINVPIPVPVAYHTFGGWKRSAFGDTNQHGMEGVKFFTKVKTITQRWPDGGGTGESAFIIPTMG, from the coding sequence ATGCGCCAGATCGATCACCTTATCGCCAGCCCGAGCGGGGAAAGCGCGTTTCGCTTTTCCGATGTATTCGATCCCAATACCGGCAAGGTGCAGGCGCGCGTCGCACTCGGCGGGGCATCCGATCTCGAACGGGCGGTCGGTGCCGCGCTCAAGGCTCAGCCGGGCTGGGCGGCGACCAACCCGCAGCGTCGCGCCCGCGTGATGTTCAATTTCAAGCAGCTCATCGAGAAGAACATGGACGAGCTGGCGCTGCTGCTCTCGTCCGAGCATGGCAAGGTCGTCGCGGATGCCAAGGGCGACATCCAGCGCGGGCTCGAGGTGATCGAGTTCGCCTGCGGCATCCCGCATGTGCTGAAGGGCGAATATACGCAGGGGGCGGGGCCGGGCATCGATGTCTATTCGATGCGCCAGCCGCTCGGCATCGTCTCCGGCATCACTCCGTTCAACTTTCCGGGCATGATCCCGATGTGGATGTTCGGCATCGCCATCGCGGTCGGCAACGCCTTCATCCTCAAGCCGTCCGAGCGTGATCCTTCCGTCCCGGTGCGTCTGGCCGAACTGATGCTGGAGGCCGGCGCGCCCGAGGGCATCCTGCAGGTCGTCCACGGCGACAAGGAGATGGTGGACGCGATCCTCGACCATCCCGAGATCAAGGCGGTCAGCTTCGTCGGATCGTCCGATATCGCGCACTATGTCTATCAGCGCGGTGTCGCTGCCGGGAAGCGCGTGCAGGCGATGGGCGGCGCCAAGAATCACGGGATCGTGATGCCCGATGCGGATCTGGATCAGGTGGTCGCGGATCTTTCGGGTGCCGCCTTCGGCTCGGCCGGCGAACGCTGCATGGCGCTGCCGGTGGTGGTGCCGGTGGGCGAGAAGACGGCCGTCGCCCTGCGCGAGAAGCTGATCCCGGCGATCGCCGCGCTGCGCGTCGGCGTCTCCACCGATCCCGAGGCGCATTATGGCCCGGTCGTGACCGCCGCGCACAAGGCGAAGATCGAGAATTACATCCAGATGGGCGTCGATGAGGGCGCCGAACTCGTCATCGACGGGCGTGGCTTCACGCTGCAGGGCCACGAGGAGGGCTTCTTCGTCGGGCCCACCCTGTTCGACAAGGTCACGCCCGCGATGCGGACCTATCAGGAAGAGATATTCGGGCCGGTGCTGCAGATCGTCCGCGCCGAGAGCTTCGAGGATGCGGTTCGGCTGCCGAGCGAGCATCCATATGGCAATGGCGTCGCCATCTTCACGCGCAATGGCCACGCCGCGCGCGAATTCGCCGCGCGCGTGAATGTCGGCATGGTCGGCATCAACGTGCCGATCCCGGTGCCCGTGGCCTATCACACGTTCGGCGGATGGAAGCGTTCGGCGTTCGGCGACACCAACCAGCACGGCATGGAGGGCGTGAAATTCTTCACCAAGGTGAAGACGATCACGCAACGCTGGCCCGATGGCGGCGGAACCGGCGAAAGCGCGTTCATCATCCCGACGATGGGGTGA
- a CDS encoding LysR family transcriptional regulator gives MDYFTALKAFVRAVELGSFSRAAEEQEAKVSTISRYVSALEADVGAALLNRSTRRLHLTEAGTALYGRAVSILADLDDARQFTKDLNSRPQGLLRVTMPAGFGRHHIIPHLPAFLALYPDIRMDLVLEDRVVDLIEAGLDVAIRIGVLGDSSLVGRRLAPHERVPVASPAYLDRLGAIREPDDLVRAECLISASQPGTGWYCRRADAPQGEPRAVPVSGRLRINESDALLRAAIDGMGIALLPRWAVAEAIGRGELVALLPEWLWDLSAGEPSSIWGVYPPKKVVSPKVRAFLDFVARHLAEENGWR, from the coding sequence ATGGATTATTTCACGGCCCTGAAAGCGTTCGTTCGCGCGGTCGAACTCGGCAGTTTTTCCCGCGCCGCCGAGGAGCAGGAGGCCAAGGTCTCGACCATATCCCGCTATGTCAGCGCGCTGGAGGCCGACGTCGGCGCCGCCCTGCTCAATCGGTCGACACGCCGGCTGCATCTCACCGAGGCGGGGACCGCGCTTTACGGGCGCGCCGTCAGCATCCTGGCCGATCTCGACGATGCGCGGCAGTTCACCAAGGATCTGAATTCGCGCCCGCAGGGGCTTCTGCGCGTGACCATGCCGGCCGGTTTCGGGCGGCACCACATCATCCCGCATCTGCCCGCCTTCCTCGCGCTCTATCCCGACATTCGCATGGATCTGGTGCTGGAGGATCGTGTCGTGGATCTGATCGAAGCCGGTCTCGACGTGGCGATCCGCATCGGCGTTCTCGGCGACTCCTCGCTCGTCGGCAGGCGGCTGGCCCCGCATGAGCGCGTGCCGGTGGCGAGCCCGGCCTATCTCGATCGCCTGGGCGCGATCCGCGAGCCCGACGATTTGGTGCGTGCGGAATGCCTGATCTCCGCATCCCAGCCCGGCACGGGCTGGTATTGTCGCCGCGCGGATGCGCCTCAGGGCGAGCCGCGCGCGGTGCCCGTCAGCGGGCGGCTTCGCATCAACGAGAGCGATGCCCTGCTGCGCGCGGCGATCGACGGCATGGGCATCGCGCTGCTGCCGCGCTGGGCGGTGGCGGAGGCGATCGGTCGGGGCGAATTGGTCGCGCTGCTTCCCGAATGGCTCTGGGATCTGTCCGCGGGAGAGCCGTCGTCCATCTGGGGCGTCTATCCGCCCAAGAAGGTCGTCTCTCCGAAAGTGCGGGCGTTTCTCGATTTCGTCGCCCGGCATCTCGCAGAGGAAAATGGCTGGCGCTGA
- a CDS encoding enoyl-CoA hydratase/isomerase family protein yields the protein MSDVLIEVVGRVGRVRLNRPKAIHALNTGMCEAMLAALDAWAVDPAIEAVMIDHAEGRGFCAGGDIRALAESGAGDGRAARDFFHVEYRLNHRLFTYDKPIVAFMDGITMGGGVGISQPAAYRVATEQTRYAMPETGIGLFPDVGGGWYLSRLPGRIGQYLALTGARIDGADCVALGLATHYLPAAALDPVKARIIADPGAIEVALVAHSVPAPQAAILALREPIDRLFAADDLEAVLAALEADGGDWATAQRAVLAAKSPQAMKVSLRLLREGAAMPDFASEMRQEYAVASRVVQRHDFVEGVRALIVDKDNAPRWDPPTAEQVDEALIAGIFAPLPVGEAWTPA from the coding sequence ATGAGCGACGTCCTGATCGAGGTTGTGGGCCGGGTCGGACGCGTCCGGCTCAATCGCCCCAAGGCGATCCATGCGCTGAACACGGGGATGTGCGAGGCCATGCTCGCCGCGCTCGATGCGTGGGCCGTGGATCCGGCGATCGAGGCCGTGATGATCGATCACGCCGAAGGTCGCGGCTTCTGCGCGGGGGGCGACATTCGCGCGCTGGCCGAAAGCGGCGCCGGCGATGGCCGGGCCGCGCGGGACTTCTTCCATGTCGAATATCGGCTGAACCATCGACTGTTCACCTATGACAAGCCGATCGTGGCGTTCATGGACGGGATCACGATGGGCGGCGGCGTCGGCATCAGCCAGCCGGCCGCCTATCGCGTCGCGACCGAGCAGACGCGCTATGCCATGCCGGAGACCGGCATCGGCCTGTTTCCGGATGTCGGCGGCGGCTGGTATCTCTCGCGGCTGCCGGGACGGATCGGCCAGTATCTGGCGTTGACCGGCGCGCGGATCGACGGAGCCGACTGTGTCGCGCTGGGGCTGGCGACCCATTATCTGCCGGCGGCGGCGCTCGACCCGGTGAAGGCGCGGATCATCGCCGATCCGGGCGCGATCGAGGTGGCGCTGGTGGCGCATTCCGTGCCCGCGCCGCAAGCCGCCATCCTCGCGCTGCGCGAGCCGATCGACCGCCTGTTCGCCGCCGACGATCTGGAAGCGGTGCTGGCCGCGCTGGAGGCGGATGGTGGCGACTGGGCGACGGCGCAGCGTGCCGTGCTCGCCGCCAAATCGCCCCAGGCGATGAAGGTCAGCCTGCGACTTCTGCGCGAGGGCGCGGCCATGCCGGACTTCGCATCGGAGATGCGGCAGGAATATGCGGTCGCGTCGCGCGTCGTGCAGCGCCACGATTTCGTGGAGGGCGTGCGCGCGCTGATCGTGGACAAGGACAATGCGCCCCGCTGGGATCCGCCGACGGCGGAGCAGGTGGACGAGGCGCTGATCGCCGGGATCTTCGCACCTTTGCCCGTCGGCGAGGCCTGGACACCCGCCTGA
- the mmsB gene encoding 3-hydroxyisobutyrate dehydrogenase: MATVAFIGLGNMGGGMAANLAKAGHEVRAFDLSADALERARDAGCTPCADAASAVAGADAIVTMLPAGRHVEQTYRDSVFGVASPGALLIDCSTIDVDTAKRVAIAAEAQGLVAVDAPVSGGIAAAAASTLTFMVGGNDEGFRRAGAFLSSMGKAVIHAGASGAGQAAKVCNNMILGATMAVTCEAFALAEKLGLDAQAFYDIASVSSGQSWSITSYCPVRGVGPVTPADREYQGGFAAALMLKDLRLAKEAAASAHADIPVGARAAEIYEAFVASNDGALDFSAIIRPLLERNG; the protein is encoded by the coding sequence ATGGCGACAGTCGCTTTCATCGGGCTCGGCAATATGGGGGGCGGCATGGCCGCCAACCTCGCCAAGGCGGGACACGAGGTACGCGCGTTCGATCTCTCGGCCGATGCGCTGGAGCGCGCACGGGACGCCGGCTGCACGCCTTGCGCCGACGCGGCTTCGGCCGTGGCCGGCGCCGATGCGATCGTGACGATGTTGCCGGCCGGCCGGCATGTCGAACAGACCTATCGGGACAGCGTCTTCGGCGTGGCATCGCCGGGCGCGCTGCTGATCGATTGCTCCACCATCGACGTCGATACCGCGAAGCGCGTGGCTATCGCCGCCGAAGCGCAGGGGCTCGTTGCGGTGGATGCGCCGGTGTCCGGCGGGATCGCGGCCGCGGCGGCCAGCACGCTGACGTTCATGGTCGGCGGCAACGACGAGGGCTTCCGCCGCGCGGGGGCTTTCCTGTCGAGCATGGGCAAGGCCGTCATCCATGCCGGTGCGAGCGGGGCGGGGCAGGCCGCCAAGGTCTGCAACAACATGATCCTCGGCGCGACAATGGCGGTCACGTGCGAAGCCTTCGCGCTGGCGGAGAAGCTGGGGCTCGATGCGCAGGCCTTTTACGACATCGCGTCGGTCAGCTCGGGCCAGAGCTGGTCGATCACCAGCTATTGCCCGGTTCGCGGCGTGGGGCCCGTCACCCCGGCCGATCGGGAGTATCAGGGCGGGTTCGCGGCGGCGCTGATGCTCAAGGATCTGCGGCTGGCGAAGGAGGCGGCGGCCTCCGCCCATGCGGACATTCCCGTCGGCGCGCGCGCGGCGGAGATCTACGAGGCGTTCGTCGCCAGCAACGATGGCGCCTTGGATTTCTCGGCGATCATAAGGCCCCTCCTCGAGAGAAACGGATGA
- a CDS encoding LysR family transcriptional regulator, translated as MQWDDLRVLLAVARHGLIAKAAAELKADPTTISRRIQRLERDMGQTLVERLSSGPRLTAAGRQIARKAAAMEAASAEVLGQTHQPSLVRVSVSEGFGTWFMAHHLADFARTHPTIEVELVATSGFLNPSRRETDIAILLAKPRRGPLATRKLTDYALQLFASRALVGDGTRIADIAALQRESLIGYIPDLIYAPELDYLDEIGSGLHAALRSNSINAQYRFIAAGAGIGVLPCFIGNADPSLVAVLPEIVINRSFWLSIHLDVRQRPHVRIFTDWLAETIGINRAKLMPVTPAGSPRSER; from the coding sequence ATGCAATGGGACGACCTGCGGGTTTTGTTGGCGGTCGCCCGGCACGGTCTCATCGCGAAGGCCGCGGCGGAGCTGAAAGCCGATCCCACGACGATCAGCCGGCGTATCCAGAGGCTGGAACGCGATATGGGCCAGACGCTTGTCGAGCGGCTCAGCAGCGGCCCCCGGCTCACGGCTGCGGGACGGCAGATCGCGCGCAAGGCCGCCGCCATGGAAGCCGCCTCGGCGGAGGTCCTCGGCCAGACACATCAGCCCAGTCTCGTCCGCGTCAGCGTGTCCGAAGGGTTCGGAACGTGGTTCATGGCGCATCATCTGGCGGATTTCGCGCGCACGCATCCCACGATCGAGGTCGAACTGGTTGCGACCAGCGGCTTCCTGAATCCGTCGCGACGCGAGACGGACATCGCGATCCTTCTCGCCAAGCCGCGCCGAGGCCCTCTCGCGACGCGCAAACTGACGGATTATGCGCTGCAACTCTTCGCCAGCCGCGCGCTCGTCGGAGACGGCACCCGGATCGCGGACATCGCGGCGCTGCAGCGGGAAAGCCTCATCGGCTACATACCGGATCTGATCTATGCGCCCGAACTGGATTATCTGGACGAGATCGGATCGGGCCTTCATGCGGCCTTGCGGTCCAACAGCATCAACGCGCAATATCGGTTCATCGCCGCCGGGGCCGGCATCGGCGTCCTCCCCTGCTTCATCGGTAACGCGGATCCGTCCCTCGTCGCGGTCCTGCCCGAGATCGTGATCAACCGATCGTTCTGGCTCTCGATCCATCTCGATGTGCGGCAAAGGCCGCATGTGCGGATCTTCACCGATTGGCTGGCGGAAACGATCGGCATCAACAGGGCGAAACTGATGCCTGTGACACCCGCCGGATCGCCGCGCTCGGAGCGCTGA
- a CDS encoding YitT family protein → MPILPFARPAGVDWRLVFEDIYGLIVAAIMLATGAYLLCVGHITTGGTVGLSLLLAGLAAISYGMLFAAMNVPLFVLGWRWMGTMFTAKSLAVTAMTAGLMTAMPQLLVVSNLNPILSALAGGTLVGMGALAAPRHGAGAGGTLVIVLWLQKHYRVNAGLAQLCFDLLIILLGAILLDPVSAAWSAAGVIATDAMIITWHRTPAQHAGSKAVGLDATR, encoded by the coding sequence ATGCCTATCCTCCCCTTCGCGAGGCCCGCCGGCGTGGACTGGCGCCTCGTGTTCGAAGACATTTATGGGCTGATCGTCGCGGCGATCATGCTGGCGACCGGGGCCTATCTTCTTTGCGTCGGCCATATCACGACGGGCGGAACCGTGGGGCTTTCGCTGCTGCTCGCGGGCCTGGCCGCCATCTCCTACGGCATGCTGTTCGCGGCGATGAACGTGCCGCTGTTCGTGCTGGGATGGCGCTGGATGGGAACGATGTTCACCGCCAAATCCCTGGCGGTGACGGCGATGACGGCCGGGCTGATGACGGCGATGCCGCAACTGCTGGTCGTCTCCAATCTGAATCCCATTCTCTCCGCGCTGGCCGGCGGCACGCTCGTCGGCATGGGGGCGCTGGCGGCCCCGCGCCACGGCGCGGGGGCAGGGGGGACGCTGGTCATCGTCCTCTGGCTGCAGAAGCATTATCGGGTGAACGCGGGGCTCGCGCAGCTTTGCTTCGATCTCCTGATCATCCTGTTGGGCGCGATCCTGCTCGATCCCGTCTCCGCCGCCTGGTCGGCGGCGGGCGTCATCGCGACGGATGCGATGATCATCACCTGGCACCGCACGCCCGCGCAGCACGCAGGATCAAAGGCGGTGGGACTGGATGCCACGCGTTAG
- a CDS encoding HWE histidine kinase domain-containing protein: MADFDKVDLTNCDREPIHLLGAIQPAGYLIAVTRDWLIARVSKNIRNLLGFDPEDLIGSPLADYVPAKLLHDLRNRLSYLSEPDMVERLFGRQIGTSGQPYDVAIHYSGGQIVIEAEAGAPGDEGSISVRAMMSRLDRAKDLPSFYREGARQVRSLLGYDRVMVYKFAASGDGEVVAEACKTGIGSFMGLHYPASDIPRQARALYKRNLVRVIRDVASEPIAIVPQIDAAGHQLDLSLSILRSVSPIHIEYLKNMGVAASLSISIIVDGELWGLFACHNYSPRSPTFERRSVCEQFAEMFSMRLESRERRQIVDYERRARDISDQLLGAVASDETLLNDPDWLGDILTGAIPATGVGVWINGNYAFSGVTPPTEDFRRIVRALNGLAAGRVFTTDHIGGLIEDAGRFADKAAGMLAIPISRSPRDYVILFRAEIKQSVRWAGDPHKTLEYGPNGPRLTPRESFAEWQENVTGRAEPFTMSEIRVAETLRATLIEVVLRLADEAAAERRQSTARQEMLIAELNHRVRNILGVIRGLIRQSQPDSPEVKDFVRLVDGRIHALARAHNQITDDHWGPAPLQALIDAEAAAFAASRESAIISRGDPVLLNPQAYSSMALVIHELVTNSTKYGSLSGDGEVHIDWSRASNGDLIITWQEVGGPPVTPPKRKGFGTTIVNRSVPYDLGGKAKIDYAVDGVRAEFCIPSRHVSEPKTFTGPEIRMSRPGVSSQQVIDPSHFGRKSVLLVEDSLIIALDAEDILERFGASVITASTPEAAHAILDQQRVDYAILDINLGDQTSFGVADRLKELGTPYFFASGYGEQANLPMDHRSTSVVQKPYTTHNLARGIDEMFP, translated from the coding sequence GTGGCAGATTTTGATAAGGTCGATCTTACCAACTGCGATCGTGAACCCATCCATCTCCTCGGGGCCATCCAGCCGGCCGGTTATCTGATCGCAGTCACCCGCGACTGGCTGATCGCGCGCGTCTCCAAAAACATCCGCAATCTGCTGGGCTTCGATCCGGAGGACCTGATCGGCTCGCCGCTCGCGGACTACGTGCCGGCCAAGCTGCTGCACGATCTCAGGAACCGGCTCTCATACCTGTCGGAACCCGACATGGTGGAACGGTTGTTCGGGCGACAGATCGGCACGTCCGGCCAGCCTTACGATGTCGCAATCCACTATTCCGGTGGTCAGATCGTGATCGAGGCCGAAGCCGGAGCGCCCGGCGACGAAGGCTCGATTTCCGTTCGGGCGATGATGTCGCGGCTCGATCGCGCCAAGGATCTTCCGTCTTTCTATCGTGAAGGTGCCCGTCAGGTGCGCTCGCTGCTCGGTTACGACCGGGTGATGGTCTATAAGTTCGCAGCCAGTGGAGACGGCGAAGTCGTCGCCGAAGCCTGCAAGACCGGAATCGGCAGCTTCATGGGGCTGCACTATCCGGCCAGCGACATACCCCGGCAGGCACGCGCACTCTACAAGCGGAACCTTGTGAGGGTGATCCGGGATGTGGCGTCGGAGCCCATCGCGATCGTCCCGCAGATCGACGCCGCCGGCCATCAACTCGATCTCTCGCTCTCGATCCTGAGATCCGTTTCGCCGATCCATATCGAGTATCTCAAGAACATGGGCGTCGCCGCGTCGCTGTCCATTTCGATCATCGTTGATGGCGAATTGTGGGGGCTGTTCGCCTGCCATAACTATTCGCCACGATCGCCCACCTTCGAGCGCCGCTCGGTATGCGAGCAGTTCGCGGAGATGTTTTCGATGCGCCTCGAAAGTCGCGAGCGCCGTCAGATCGTCGATTACGAGCGCCGCGCGCGCGATATTTCCGATCAGCTTCTGGGCGCGGTCGCTTCGGACGAAACCCTGCTCAACGATCCCGACTGGCTGGGAGACATCCTCACAGGCGCGATCCCGGCGACCGGCGTGGGCGTATGGATCAACGGCAATTACGCCTTCTCCGGGGTTACGCCGCCGACCGAGGATTTCCGAAGGATCGTCCGTGCACTCAACGGGCTGGCTGCGGGCCGGGTATTCACGACCGATCATATCGGCGGGCTGATCGAAGACGCGGGTCGCTTCGCCGATAAGGCGGCAGGGATGCTGGCTATCCCGATTTCCCGCTCGCCGCGCGATTACGTGATCCTGTTCCGGGCCGAGATCAAGCAATCGGTGCGCTGGGCGGGCGATCCCCACAAAACTCTCGAATACGGCCCTAACGGGCCCCGGTTGACGCCGCGCGAGAGCTTCGCGGAATGGCAGGAGAACGTCACCGGTCGAGCGGAGCCGTTCACCATGTCCGAGATCCGGGTGGCGGAAACGCTCAGAGCGACCTTGATCGAAGTGGTGCTCCGGTTGGCTGACGAAGCTGCGGCCGAGCGACGCCAATCGACGGCGCGGCAGGAGATGCTGATCGCGGAACTGAACCATCGCGTCCGCAATATTCTCGGTGTCATTCGTGGCCTGATCCGCCAGTCGCAGCCGGATAGTCCCGAGGTGAAGGATTTCGTGAGGCTCGTCGACGGCCGCATCCATGCCCTCGCCCGCGCCCACAACCAGATCACTGACGATCATTGGGGCCCGGCCCCCCTGCAGGCGCTGATCGATGCCGAGGCGGCGGCATTCGCAGCATCGCGAGAGAGCGCGATCATATCGAGGGGCGATCCGGTCCTGCTGAACCCGCAGGCTTATTCCTCGATGGCACTTGTGATCCACGAGCTGGTCACGAACTCGACGAAATATGGCAGTCTTTCCGGCGATGGCGAGGTCCATATCGATTGGTCGCGCGCATCGAATGGCGATCTCATCATCACATGGCAGGAGGTCGGGGGCCCTCCGGTCACGCCGCCAAAGCGGAAGGGTTTCGGCACCACGATCGTCAACCGCTCCGTGCCCTATGATCTGGGGGGAAAGGCGAAGATCGATTACGCCGTCGATGGCGTTCGGGCGGAGTTCTGCATCCCCTCGCGGCACGTATCCGAGCCCAAAACCTTCACCGGCCCCGAAATCCGCATGTCTCGCCCCGGCGTCTCCAGCCAGCAAGTGATCGATCCCTCCCATTTCGGACGGAAGTCGGTCTTGCTCGTCGAGGATAGCCTCATCATCGCTCTGGACGCCGAGGACATTCTGGAGCGGTTCGGTGCCTCGGTGATCACCGCTTCGACCCCGGAGGCGGCACACGCGATCCTCGACCAGCAGCGTGTCGATTACGCGATCCTGGACATCAACCTTGGCGACCAGACGAGCTTCGGAGTGGCCGATCGCCTGAAGGAGCTCGGGACGCCCTATTTCTTCGCGTCGGGCTATGGCGAGCAGGCCAATCTGCCGATGGATCACCGATCGACCAGCGTCGTGCAGAAGCCCTACACGACACATAATCTCGCACGCGGTATTGACGAGATGTTCCCCTGA
- a CDS encoding cupin domain-containing protein, with amino-acid sequence MTILEIEAPEILDDAVPASSDDGDRALFYEYSTAADPIRPSLTPRIPYHFFPPSLYADGPSRILPLDISAELKTEGPATGPGLCANFIRIVQGDTVQAAPLATSMVFYVLKGAGRAFQGATELAFGEGDFFTLPGTQGFALTASEDAALYYVNDAPLLRYLGVAPSAARFEPTIYKAARANEELAKAAADPGAALRSRISVLLGNTAFPLTRTVTHVLWAMYGMIGPDTMQKPHRHQSIALDLIVDCAPGCYTLVGRDLDENGDIRNPVKVDWEPGCAFITPPGYWHAHFNSSDRPARLIPIQDAGLQTYLRSLDIRFA; translated from the coding sequence ATGACCATTTTGGAGATCGAGGCGCCGGAAATCCTGGACGATGCCGTCCCGGCCAGTTCGGACGACGGCGATCGGGCGCTGTTCTATGAATATAGCACGGCGGCCGATCCGATCCGGCCGAGCCTGACGCCGCGCATTCCCTATCATTTCTTTCCGCCGTCTCTTTATGCCGATGGACCGAGCCGGATCCTGCCGCTGGACATCAGCGCGGAACTGAAGACGGAGGGGCCCGCCACCGGCCCCGGCCTGTGCGCGAACTTCATCCGCATCGTGCAGGGAGATACCGTCCAGGCGGCGCCGCTCGCCACCTCGATGGTCTTCTATGTGCTGAAGGGCGCGGGCCGCGCGTTTCAGGGGGCGACCGAGCTGGCGTTCGGCGAAGGCGACTTCTTCACGCTGCCCGGTACGCAAGGCTTCGCGCTGACGGCGTCCGAGGATGCGGCGCTCTATTATGTGAACGATGCGCCGCTGCTGCGCTATCTGGGCGTCGCACCCTCGGCGGCGCGGTTCGAGCCGACGATCTACAAGGCGGCGCGCGCCAATGAAGAGCTCGCGAAGGCGGCGGCGGATCCGGGTGCGGCGCTTCGCAGCCGGATCAGCGTGCTGCTCGGCAACACCGCCTTCCCGCTCACGCGCACCGTGACCCATGTGCTGTGGGCGATGTATGGCATGATCGGGCCGGACACGATGCAGAAGCCGCATCGCCATCAGTCGATCGCGCTCGACCTGATCGTCGATTGCGCCCCCGGCTGCTACACGCTCGTCGGCCGCGACCTCGACGAGAATGGCGACATCCGCAATCCGGTGAAGGTGGATTGGGAGCCCGGCTGCGCGTTCATCACGCCGCCCGGTTACTGGCATGCCCATTTCAACAGCTCGGATCGACCGGCGCGCCTGATCCCGATCCAGGATGCGGGCCTGCAGACCTATCTGCGCTCGCTCGACATCCGCTTCGCCTGA